TTGGCGACGTAGCGGAACCAGCTCACGAGTCGTAGGATCTCCCGCAGAGACAGTACGGGCGTGCAGTATCGGAGAATTCTCGGGACTTGACCAACGGGCTTCGTTCGGCTTGCTCACTGTCGGCTTTGGCCGCGTATTATTATCCGCGCACCACTCAATAACAACCTTAACTAACTAGCACCCGAGTAGTAATAGACCAGAGATGAAACTCACACGACGAAAGGTGTTCAAGGCCGGAACTGGAGCACTGGCAGTGGCTATCATGGGTGGCTATCCGACAGCTGTGTCGGCAACGTCGGATGACGACGATGAGGCGTCGGAGACGAAAGGACAGAGCCTCGAGTTACTCGCAGAGGGGTCGGTTGGCCACGCTCACGCGTGTAGTCACGCCAAGTTCGACGACCGGACGCCACTGTCGGCCGCTGAAACCAAAGCCGATGCGCCGACGGTCGACGACACGCACGTGATCTGGGAGGTCACCTACGACGGAGAGCAGGGATACGTGACGTTCGACGCGGACGGCCACTGGCGCGATGGACCGTTCGTCTTCTATCTGGCCGACGGTACTGCAAACGTCGTCGAGGGAACCGAAGTCGAACGGGACGACGTCGACGACGACGACTGTGAATTCCTGGACGAGTATCTCGTCGCCGATCACGCAAACGGCCAGATTACGCTCGAACTCGTTGCACAGTCGCCGCTCGAGGAGTACGCTACCGAGAACGGAGTCGTCGAAACCGAGGGGCTTCGTGGAGCGATCGACGACTGGCGTGAGGGAGATACCGAGACCGAGCTTCTCCGAGACGTGATCGACGCCTGGCGAAGTGGGGAGCCGATTAGCTGATCGAATCCGGTTACGAGTCAGGTACCGCCGATCGCACCCCGGCGTCGACGCGCGGCAGTGATTCTGCGTACAGAAACGTGTCCGAAAAGACAGTCAGTTCTTAGCTGCTTTCCCAGACGTCGATCACGTCCCGCAGCAGGTCCGTACTGATGTCTCCGCCGCGCCAGTCGTCGATCGCCTCGCGGAGGCCGTCGGTCTGGACGTTGCCGTCGTCGTCGGCATAGTCGCTGACGTCACCATCGCTATCTTCAGCGGCGTATTCCGCCCAGACGTTGTGGTGACCGTGCGTGCCAAGTTCAACGCGGGAGCCATTACTCGAGCAGTCGACGTGGGTGTCGATCGCGTACATGTTCGAGTCTTCGCCACCGTGGCCGGCGTCGGAACCGATGTACAACACTCCATCGACTACTGTCGGAGACGAGCGGAAACCGGCAGCTTCCGTCTCGAACTGCCACTCTTTTTCACCAGTTGCTGTGTCGATTCCATAGACCGATCCACCGATCTCGGAACCGATGTCAGCAACGAATACCGTGTCATTGACGACCGTCGGGGACGACTCGTCGATCCAACCCTCGGTCGCAAACGTCCATTCGCTCTCTCCCGTCTCGGCCTCGAGGGCGTGCAGGAGTCCATCGTTGCTACCGACATACACGGTGCCGTCAGCAACCGTCGGGGAGCCACGGATCCAGCCATCCGCCTCGACTGTCCACTCTTCGGTGCCATCTTCGGCGTCGACAGCGTGAAGCCAACCGTAGTACTCCCACTCCTGCTGGGTGGTCACACCCTCGGTTAGGTCGCCCGTTTCAGGATCGATATTCGGAGACGCTGACGTCGCCGCTGCCTCGCCGTCAACTTGCTCTGTCAGGTGACTTCCGACGTAGACAGTCCCGTCCGCGACTGTGGCCGACGACGCGATGTCGCCTTCGGCCTGGAACCGCCACTCCTCTTCACCGGTTTCGGCGTCGATTGCATACAGGTGTTTGTCGGTTTCATCCCACCCTGCACCGATATACACGGTTCCGTCGACGACAGTTGGAGAGGTGGTGATCCAGTCTTTCGGTTCGTCGAAACGCCACTCTTGCTCGCCGGTCTCGGCGTCGATTGCGTAGACGAAACCGCTGTTGTTTCCGACGTAAACGGTGCCATCGAGGACCGTCGGCGAGCCCCAGATGTGATTGAGGTCCTCGTAGTGAATGTCCCGCTCGTCGGTCTCGAAGCGCCAGAGATAATCGCCCTCCTCGGCGCTTCCGTCCTCCCACTCGGGGTCGACTGGGAGTGCGTACACCGAGTTGTCGTTACTCGCGATGTAAACGGTGTCGTCGATGACCGTCGGCGAGGGATTGATAATTCCTTCAGTCAGGAACTCCCACTGCTTCTCGCCCGTCGTTGCATCGAACACGTAGAGCACACCGTCCCGCGTTCCGACGTAGACCGTCCCATCGACGATTGTCGGTCCCGACTTCATCACACCGAAGTCCGTCTCGAACGACCACAGTTTCTCACCGGCGTCACTCGCTTGCGTTTCAGGGGACTCTCGCGCCCCGGTAGTGCTCGAGAAAGCGAGAGCACCGACAGTACCAGCGGCGGTCAACTTTAAGACGTCCCGCCGTCCTAGACGCTGTTGACTCATCGGCCCCACCTCCACCCCGTCGACGTTCGTGGCAGACCGCTGTTCCCCCACCTGACTGTCCGACAGTGTATCGTCTCTGTCATCATTGGCACGTGATACTAATCAGTTAGCATCTTTTAATATTTTCGAATAATTCTTTGGCGAGTGTTGTTATCGAGATGGGCGTTGAAACGGTTTACACCCGATCACGATCGAACGACCAGTACTGGCCGTTCTACTGCGAGCAGTGTGTGACTCGAGTTCGATCCCCTCGCTGATCTCGAGGGCGCGAATGTCGTTCGGACCGTCGAAGGTGCCCTCGAGTGCGGGTCGGCCGGTCAGCCTCCGCCGCCGGTCTTCCAGAGGGCCGCCGAACAGAGTCCGCCCGAGAGCAGGTAGGCGATCAGGAGGCCAAAGCCAGCGGTCAGTCCGAAGCTCGCGAAGGTGAGACCGGCGACGACGGCACCCAGACCACCACCGAGATAACACAGCGAGCGCAGCCCCCCGATCATCGCCCCGGTGTGTGTCCCCGAACACGCTCTCGCGTGGGCGTTGATCACCCGGTCACGAGCGGGAAGGATAGTGTTGAGCCCGAGGCTGAACAGCGCGAGTGCAGCGAGGAGGTGGGAAACGGCGGAGACCGAAACGAGCAACGCGAGGGTAAAAGCGGCGGTCCCGAAGCCGACGAGGAGGACCGGGAACGCTCCGACGCGATCCCGGAACGCACCGCCCAGCAGGGCAGCGATCGCCCCGACCGCGAATATCCCACCGGCGTACAGGTTGCCGTATGTCAGTGAGAGCGACGTAGTTTCGACGAGATACCACGGCAGGATCGCGACGAGTGCGTTCGTCGTCGCCGAAAACGACGTGCCGAGGCCGAGGAGCAAGAGCGTATCCGTCCGGGAAAGCGACGTCCTGAGCGTCGTGCTCGCCTGTCGAAACGACGGGGCGTCGATCCCCGAAGTGTTCGCCGAGACCGAGAGCGGGCGTCTCGAGTAGATGAGCGCGACGAACGGAACCGGGGCGAGCGCGAGCACCAGCGGTGCCGTGTAGACGCTGTAGGTTTCGATCAAGAGCGCGACGGTGACAGGGCCGACGACGTAGCTGAACGGCTCCGCAGCCGTGAGCACCCCCAGTGCGCGACCTTCGAACCGCGCTGGAACGTACGTCGAGACCGCGATCTGACTCACAGATCGAAAGCTCCCGATGCCAGCCCCGATCAGGAACAGCGCGACGAAGACGTGAGCGTAGTTCACGGCGACGGA
This portion of the Natronobeatus ordinarius genome encodes:
- a CDS encoding PQQ-binding-like beta-propeller repeat protein — encoded protein: MSQQRLGRRDVLKLTAAGTVGALAFSSTTGARESPETQASDAGEKLWSFETDFGVMKSGPTIVDGTVYVGTRDGVLYVFDATTGEKQWEFLTEGIINPSPTVIDDTVYIASNDNSVYALPVDPEWEDGSAEEGDYLWRFETDERDIHYEDLNHIWGSPTVLDGTVYVGNNSGFVYAIDAETGEQEWRFDEPKDWITTSPTVVDGTVYIGAGWDETDKHLYAIDAETGEEEWRFQAEGDIASSATVADGTVYVGSHLTEQVDGEAAATSASPNIDPETGDLTEGVTTQQEWEYYGWLHAVDAEDGTEEWTVEADGWIRGSPTVADGTVYVGSNDGLLHALEAETGESEWTFATEGWIDESSPTVVNDTVFVADIGSEIGGSVYGIDTATGEKEWQFETEAAGFRSSPTVVDGVLYIGSDAGHGGEDSNMYAIDTHVDCSSNGSRVELGTHGHHNVWAEYAAEDSDGDVSDYADDDGNVQTDGLREAIDDWRGGDISTDLLRDVIDVWESS
- a CDS encoding MFS transporter; the protein is MSSGEAGADEYGRNSHVHTSVLLIVAVLSATWFVLSVYRISFSVALPDVLEVTSVTYTGVSFLFGALFVGYALSQFPAGVVADRVGVKTVLAASALVASVALASVSVAVNYAHVFVALFLIGAGIGSFRSVSQIAVSTYVPARFEGRALGVLTAAEPFSYVVGPVTVALLIETYSVYTAPLVLALAPVPFVALIYSRRPLSVSANTSGIDAPSFRQASTTLRTSLSRTDTLLLLGLGTSFSATTNALVAILPWYLVETTSLSLTYGNLYAGGIFAVGAIAALLGGAFRDRVGAFPVLLVGFGTAAFTLALLVSVSAVSHLLAALALFSLGLNTILPARDRVINAHARACSGTHTGAMIGGLRSLCYLGGGLGAVVAGLTFASFGLTAGFGLLIAYLLSGGLCSAALWKTGGGG